The Candidatus Binataceae bacterium genome has a segment encoding these proteins:
- a CDS encoding lysylphosphatidylglycerol synthase transmembrane domain-containing protein, translating to MAFGIIYYLARDVPIDQLLANFRLAHLWIFIPACVGSFAIWFVGETVLYSRLFTYFHSKTTFREMIWPNAAQYFLQLVNLAVAGSALVLFVHRRKAVPWLAAGMTLLFQAFIDLQILLFFGLMAGVADRYPLVLKYWFVPTALLALMWLVAWFFSRGRPAWRPLRWVYDRPSLVSFRQAGWAEYGKLAAIRAPIFAGQGVMLYFQMMGFGIAAPVAKVLSYTPIVLLLGGLPITPVGLGPLQAVLVSGFHAFATKANLLAMALSISFMNIIFRIPMGLSSAGSFAREVVESEREGFTEKDWPGQCRQVRRQ from the coding sequence TTGGCTTTCGGAATCATCTATTATTTGGCCCGTGATGTTCCAATCGACCAGCTTTTAGCCAATTTCCGCCTGGCGCATTTGTGGATTTTTATCCCAGCTTGCGTGGGTTCCTTTGCGATCTGGTTCGTGGGCGAGACCGTGCTTTATTCTCGTCTTTTTACCTATTTTCATTCCAAGACCACCTTCCGCGAAATGATCTGGCCCAATGCAGCGCAATACTTTCTACAGCTCGTTAATCTGGCGGTAGCCGGTAGCGCGCTGGTGCTCTTCGTTCATCGGCGTAAGGCGGTGCCCTGGCTGGCCGCCGGAATGACCTTGCTTTTTCAAGCCTTTATCGACCTGCAAATCCTGCTGTTCTTTGGCCTGATGGCGGGCGTCGCCGACCGTTATCCGCTGGTGCTGAAATATTGGTTCGTTCCTACCGCGCTGCTTGCTCTGATGTGGCTTGTCGCGTGGTTTTTCTCTCGCGGTCGACCGGCGTGGCGACCGTTGCGCTGGGTGTACGATCGTCCCTCGCTGGTGAGCTTCCGACAGGCAGGTTGGGCGGAATATGGCAAGTTGGCTGCAATTCGCGCACCGATCTTCGCCGGGCAGGGGGTGATGCTTTATTTTCAGATGATGGGTTTCGGCATTGCCGCGCCGGTCGCCAAGGTCCTCAGCTATACCCCAATTGTGCTTTTGCTGGGCGGGTTGCCGATAACGCCGGTGGGCTTAGGGCCCTTGCAGGCGGTTTTGGTCAGCGGTTTCCATGCCTTTGCCACCAAGGCCAACCTGCTTGCGATGGCCTTGTCGATAAGCTTCATGAACATCATTTTCCGTATTCCGATGGGGCTTAGTTCGGCCGGCAGCTTTGCGCGCGAGGTGGTGGAAAGCGAGCGCGAAGGGTTTACCGAAAAGGATTGGCCAGGCCAATGCCGGCAGGTTCGCCGCCAGTGA
- a CDS encoding Rieske 2Fe-2S domain-containing protein → MLSHDDNELLTRVGRGTPMGELFRRFWLPAALSSELPAPDCPPLRLRILGEDLVAFRDTLGRVGILEAYCSHKLAPLFFGRNEECGLRCVYHGWKFDVHGHCVDVPNVPNPKDAESLKAKVGVTAYPAREAGGVIWIHMGPPDQAAQLPDFEWARLPAGYQHVTRWLQRSNYAQGMEGEIDTSHIGFLHSYLSGQRPDNLWRQGVRPVTDPAPVLTLRRTDYGLTYGARRTAGPGQYYWRVTQWLMPMYSLIATPAFPLHGRAWVPVDDYHTTTWGILYRSDRPFSAQEHDFIMEGAFFPPRMKAGAVELPHGYVIDTFVPSANRGNDYLIDRQMQRQYNFTGIAGVNEQDRALQENMPSRQAMACSLVDRTREHLVSSDVPVITVRRLLLDLARDLRRGRGPRPAAEGKLYAVRALDVLSPIAEFDELMRVHATQVRAPLYDGTPTPAQSAPASITEPSVREERS, encoded by the coding sequence ATGCTGTCGCATGATGACAACGAACTGTTGACGCGCGTGGGACGCGGCACGCCGATGGGCGAGTTGTTTCGGCGCTTTTGGCTGCCCGCGGCGCTCAGCTCGGAGTTGCCTGCGCCCGATTGTCCACCCCTGCGGCTACGCATTTTGGGCGAAGATCTGGTGGCGTTTCGCGATACCTTGGGTAGGGTCGGAATCCTTGAGGCCTACTGCTCGCACAAGCTGGCCCCGTTGTTTTTCGGCCGCAATGAGGAGTGCGGTCTGCGCTGCGTTTACCACGGCTGGAAGTTCGACGTCCATGGCCACTGCGTGGATGTGCCTAATGTGCCCAATCCCAAAGATGCCGAAAGCCTCAAGGCCAAGGTTGGGGTGACCGCCTATCCCGCCCGGGAAGCTGGCGGTGTCATCTGGATACACATGGGGCCACCCGACCAAGCAGCGCAACTGCCCGACTTTGAATGGGCCCGCCTGCCGGCCGGCTATCAGCACGTCACGCGCTGGCTCCAGCGCAGCAACTATGCCCAGGGGATGGAAGGTGAGATCGACACCTCACACATCGGATTTCTACACAGCTATCTCTCCGGTCAGCGCCCCGACAATCTTTGGCGCCAAGGGGTGCGCCCGGTGACCGACCCGGCTCCCGTGCTGACCCTGCGTCGCACCGATTACGGCTTGACCTATGGAGCTCGGCGCACCGCCGGGCCGGGTCAATATTACTGGCGGGTGACTCAGTGGCTGATGCCGATGTACAGCCTGATCGCTACGCCGGCCTTTCCCTTGCACGGACGGGCCTGGGTGCCGGTGGACGATTATCACACGACGACCTGGGGCATTCTTTACCGCAGCGATCGTCCCTTCAGTGCCCAAGAGCACGACTTCATCATGGAAGGCGCGTTCTTTCCGCCGCGCATGAAGGCGGGCGCGGTCGAGTTGCCGCACGGCTATGTAATTGACACCTTCGTGCCGAGCGCGAACCGCGGCAACGATTACCTGATCGACCGCCAGATGCAACGCCAGTACAACTTCACGGGAATCGCCGGCGTTAACGAGCAGGATCGCGCTCTGCAAGAAAACATGCCCAGCCGACAAGCCATGGCGTGCAGCCTGGTGGACCGCACGCGCGAACATCTGGTCTCCTCCGACGTACCGGTTATCACCGTCCGCCGGCTCCTGCTCGACCTCGCCCGTGACCTACGGCGTGGGCGTGGGCCGCGACCGGCCGCCGAGGGCAAGCTTTATGCGGTCCGCGCGCTCGACGTGCTATCGCCAATCGCCGAGTTCGACGAATTGATGCGCGTGCATGCCACGCAAGTCCGTGCCCCGCTGTACGACGGTACTCCGACCCCGGCGCAGTCAGCGCCGGCATCTATAACCGAGCCTTCGGTTCGAGAGGAGAGGTCTTAA
- a CDS encoding Rieske 2Fe-2S domain-containing protein — protein sequence MLTHEDNTLLTRVGAGTPMGELLREYWAPVLRADALEADGAPVRVRLLGENFIAFRATDGRVGFFDEGCPHRCTSLALARNEDNALTCIFHGWKIDVSGKVVEVPSEPAERRAEFAAKVRVRHYPVREAGGVIWVYVGRREQPPKFYNFEFNELPASHSFPMRAVMHCNWFQGLEAVLDSAHLGILHASWLRGNATPGASTLATANTGPVFEVEPRPYGFREGALRDLFDGTCYARIREVVLPYYSFIPSAVTRPNFMICAIPIDDEWTAQWYFHYNPAAPLTAAQRAELMEGSSGDPNNFCSDMGSIDNLWHQDRKLMREGNWTGIARCIPFEDFVVEESMGPIVDRSREYLGSSDVIIIRARRMLLQAVREHAAGKVPFGATENLDYSQIRALAIRYDQQLNWRQLDPLRPPPSLPTN from the coding sequence ATGCTGACGCATGAAGACAACACACTGCTGACAAGAGTCGGGGCTGGCACGCCGATGGGGGAGCTGTTGCGCGAGTACTGGGCACCGGTGCTGCGCGCTGACGCGCTAGAGGCCGACGGGGCTCCAGTGAGGGTGCGGTTATTGGGAGAAAACTTTATCGCGTTTCGCGCGACCGACGGACGGGTCGGGTTTTTCGACGAAGGTTGCCCCCATCGCTGCACCTCGCTGGCGCTGGCGCGTAACGAAGACAACGCTCTTACGTGCATCTTTCACGGCTGGAAGATCGACGTCTCGGGCAAAGTCGTCGAGGTGCCTTCAGAGCCCGCCGAGCGACGGGCGGAGTTTGCCGCCAAGGTGCGCGTGCGTCATTATCCGGTGCGCGAGGCAGGCGGCGTGATCTGGGTCTATGTCGGGCGACGCGAACAGCCGCCCAAGTTTTATAACTTCGAGTTTAACGAGCTGCCTGCAAGCCACAGCTTTCCGATGCGTGCGGTAATGCATTGCAACTGGTTCCAGGGACTGGAAGCGGTACTTGACTCCGCCCACTTGGGAATTTTGCACGCCTCCTGGCTGCGGGGTAACGCGACCCCTGGCGCCAGCACCCTAGCCACCGCCAACACCGGCCCGGTGTTTGAAGTGGAGCCGCGGCCCTACGGTTTTCGCGAGGGTGCGCTGCGCGATTTGTTCGATGGCACCTGCTACGCGCGAATCCGCGAAGTCGTGCTGCCCTACTATTCCTTCATCCCCAGCGCGGTGACCCGGCCCAACTTCATGATCTGCGCCATCCCGATCGACGACGAATGGACCGCGCAGTGGTACTTCCATTACAACCCGGCCGCACCCCTGACTGCGGCGCAGCGGGCGGAATTGATGGAGGGCAGTTCGGGCGATCCGAACAACTTCTGCTCCGACATGGGTTCGATCGACAATCTCTGGCATCAGGACCGCAAGCTGATGCGCGAGGGCAACTGGACCGGTATTGCCCGCTGCATTCCGTTTGAAGATTTCGTGGTCGAGGAATCGATGGGCCCGATCGTCGATCGCAGCCGCGAGTACCTGGGTTCCAGCGATGTGATCATCATACGCGCCCGGCGCATGCTGCTGCAGGCAGTGCGCGAGCATGCCGCGGGTAAGGTGCCCTTTGGGGCAACCGAAAATTTGGACTACAGTCAGATACGGGCGTTGGCGATTCGCTACGACCAACAACTCAATTGGCGCCAGCTCGATCCACTCCGGCCGCCGCCCTCGCTGCCCACCAACTGA
- the trxA gene encoding thioredoxin: MASDKVSHISDADFEREVLKSETPVLIDFWAPWCGPCRAIAPLVDEVANDYAGRLKVVKINVDDNPQTPSRYGVRGIPNLLIIKGGQVKDQIVGAVPKGHLVRAVDAALA, encoded by the coding sequence ATGGCCAGCGACAAGGTCTCTCATATCAGCGATGCTGATTTCGAACGCGAAGTGCTTAAATCCGAGACCCCGGTCTTGATTGACTTCTGGGCTCCGTGGTGCGGCCCCTGCCGAGCGATTGCGCCGCTGGTGGACGAAGTGGCCAACGATTATGCCGGTCGCCTGAAAGTGGTCAAAATCAACGTCGATGACAACCCGCAAACGCCCTCGCGTTACGGCGTGCGCGGCATTCCCAATCTGCTCATCATCAAGGGTGGTCAGGTCAAGGATCAAATTGTCGGGGCGGTTCCCAAGGGGCACTTGGTCCGCGCGGTTGACGCCGCGCTCGCCTGA
- a CDS encoding MFS transporter, which produces MSAVASSFASPSSAQAHRLVLAGMAGNVLEWYDFSVYGCFAPTIAKTFFPAHNPATSLLEAFAVFAVGFLMRPVGGLLLGYLGDRAGRERALIVSVLAMALPTCAMGLLPSYQRWGLTAAVLMVAMRLIQGLAVGGEYTTSVVFMIERCAQHRRGLIGAFGSAGAFVGIFLGSAVSALLAWLMPAELARYSWRAAFLTGIVVGLIGYWLRRDYRAAPSGAPALGAILRRHWPGMLQIAAFKALDAVGFYLAFIYGVTYLTQFCGLAHGSALAINTLGMALLFMVLPAAGALSDWSGRKPLLLGSALLALLLARPLFGLFRLGGFTAPLLAQLGFAVIMGTFDGVSPAAMAEAFPASVRCSAVAISHNLCMAILGGTAPMAATFLIARSGSALIPAWYLMGAALLSAGFTLSLRESAFRPLPP; this is translated from the coding sequence TTGAGCGCAGTCGCCAGTTCGTTCGCCTCCCCGTCCTCCGCCCAGGCCCACCGCCTGGTGTTGGCCGGAATGGCGGGAAATGTTCTGGAATGGTACGACTTTTCGGTTTACGGCTGCTTCGCTCCCACTATCGCAAAAACCTTCTTTCCCGCTCACAATCCCGCCACCTCCCTGTTGGAGGCTTTCGCGGTCTTTGCCGTGGGCTTCCTGATGCGCCCAGTGGGCGGATTGCTGTTGGGCTACCTGGGCGATCGTGCCGGGCGCGAGCGCGCCCTGATAGTCTCGGTGCTGGCGATGGCGCTGCCTACCTGCGCGATGGGTTTGTTGCCCTCTTATCAGCGCTGGGGATTGACCGCCGCCGTATTGATGGTAGCAATGCGCCTAATCCAAGGGCTGGCGGTGGGGGGAGAGTACACCACCTCGGTGGTCTTCATGATCGAGCGCTGCGCCCAGCATCGGCGCGGCCTGATCGGCGCCTTCGGCTCGGCCGGTGCGTTCGTGGGCATCTTTCTCGGCTCGGCGGTCAGCGCTCTGCTGGCCTGGCTGATGCCTGCTGAGCTGGCACGCTATAGCTGGCGCGCCGCCTTTCTGACCGGCATCGTGGTGGGGCTAATCGGCTATTGGTTGCGACGTGATTACCGCGCCGCTCCCTCTGGCGCTCCTGCGCTGGGCGCAATCCTGCGCCGCCACTGGCCCGGGATGCTGCAAATCGCGGCCTTCAAAGCACTCGACGCAGTGGGCTTTTATCTTGCCTTCATTTACGGCGTGACCTACCTAACCCAGTTTTGCGGCCTCGCCCACGGCTCCGCCTTGGCGATCAATACGCTGGGAATGGCGCTGTTATTCATGGTGTTGCCAGCAGCGGGAGCGCTGTCGGATTGGAGCGGGCGCAAGCCTCTGCTGCTGGGCTCCGCGTTGCTGGCGCTGCTGTTGGCGCGACCGCTATTTGGGCTCTTTCGCCTGGGCGGCTTCACCGCGCCGCTGCTCGCCCAACTCGGCTTCGCCGTGATTATGGGAACTTTCGACGGTGTCTCGCCCGCCGCGATGGCCGAGGCCTTCCCGGCCAGCGTACGCTGTAGCGCAGTAGCGATAAGCCACAACCTGTGCATGGCCATACTCGGTGGTACTGCTCCGATGGCGGCCACTTTTCTGATCGCGCGCAGTGGCAGCGCACTGATTCCCGCCTGGTATCTGATGGGTGCCGCGCTACTGTCGGCCGGCTTTACCCTGAGTTTGCGCGAGAGCGCTTTCCGGCCCCTGCCGCCCTGA
- the pstA gene encoding phosphate ABC transporter permease PstA: MHRLRSACGIFATAFCAAGVAIVLLVILGYVVREGIGALSLAFATQLPRPVGIPGGGVGNGIVGSAIIVGLAAVAAIPIGALTGVFLTYFGHGPLAATVRFLSDVLAGIPSIAIGLFAYTLLVAPMGHFSAWSASFAFAILMLPVIITTTESAIKGVARELYESAIALGIPPHRAIVHVILPSARAGITTGMVLAIARVTGETAPLLFTAFGSQFWEFNPNNPMAELSLQVFTYAISPYRSWHQQAWGGALILIFVVVFMNLAARVLLRPGIGRRVRAPLGS; encoded by the coding sequence ATGCATCGCTTGCGCAGTGCTTGCGGGATCTTCGCCACGGCTTTTTGCGCCGCCGGGGTAGCTATCGTGCTGCTGGTGATCCTGGGTTATGTGGTTCGCGAAGGCATCGGGGCGCTCTCGCTGGCTTTTGCCACCCAGCTCCCGCGTCCGGTTGGAATCCCCGGCGGCGGCGTTGGCAATGGCATTGTCGGTAGCGCGATCATCGTGGGATTGGCGGCCGTGGCCGCCATTCCTATCGGAGCCCTGACGGGAGTCTTCCTAACCTATTTCGGCCATGGTCCCTTGGCGGCTACGGTGCGCTTTCTCTCCGACGTGCTCGCCGGAATTCCGAGCATTGCGATAGGCCTGTTTGCCTACACACTTTTGGTCGCCCCCATGGGCCATTTCTCGGCCTGGTCGGCGTCTTTTGCCTTTGCCATCCTGATGTTGCCAGTGATTATCACGACCACCGAATCGGCGATAAAAGGCGTAGCGCGTGAACTCTACGAGTCGGCCATTGCGCTGGGCATCCCACCGCATCGGGCGATTGTGCACGTCATACTGCCTTCGGCGCGTGCCGGGATCACCACGGGAATGGTGCTGGCAATTGCACGCGTTACCGGGGAAACCGCGCCGCTGCTGTTCACCGCCTTTGGCAGTCAGTTTTGGGAATTCAACCCGAACAACCCGATGGCGGAGTTATCGTTGCAAGTCTTCACCTATGCGATTTCTCCCTATCGCTCCTGGCATCAACAGGCCTGGGGTGGGGCCCTGATCTTGATCTTTGTGGTGGTATTCATGAACCTGGCTGCCCGCGTGCTGCTCAGGCCTGGGATCGGTCGCCGGGTGCGCGCTCCGCTAGGCTCGTAA
- a CDS encoding aromatic ring-hydroxylating dioxygenase subunit alpha encodes MFVNNAWYVAAYADELTDKPLARRILNQPVVLFRSPEGTVAALEDRCCHRGAPLSYGALCAQGIECGYHGLIYDVQGRCVLVPGGHRIPPNARVRSYPVVEKDGFVWLWTGDPTLAQRIQPMDYPWSHDPAWSERHDMYPIRSSYLMMVDNLMDLTHLGYVHGRTIGGTPSAHVEARMRVEKTPDGVRFVRWMLNSPPPPTYVKAGGFTGLVDRCQEFRFVAPSTVLQWTGAVDAGVGAYQPASPQVKFAFRLFHGMTPETETSCFYFWSMALLSPDRQPWDELFNDVAATFKEDQAIVEAQQARLSELPDPPLVEIHGDGATLQARALIERLIAQERAQPPTAAVG; translated from the coding sequence ATGTTTGTAAACAATGCATGGTATGTAGCCGCTTATGCCGATGAATTGACCGACAAACCGCTGGCGCGGCGGATTCTCAACCAGCCGGTGGTTTTGTTCCGTTCTCCCGAGGGCACGGTGGCCGCCCTGGAGGATCGCTGCTGCCATCGTGGCGCGCCGCTGAGCTACGGCGCGCTGTGCGCCCAAGGGATCGAGTGCGGCTATCACGGATTGATCTACGACGTCCAGGGGCGATGCGTGCTGGTGCCCGGCGGCCATCGCATTCCGCCCAATGCGCGGGTGCGTAGCTATCCGGTGGTGGAAAAGGATGGATTCGTCTGGCTATGGACTGGCGACCCCACTTTAGCCCAGCGTATTCAGCCGATGGACTATCCCTGGTCTCACGATCCCGCTTGGTCGGAGCGCCATGACATGTATCCGATCCGCTCCAGTTACCTGATGATGGTGGACAATCTGATGGACCTGACCCATCTAGGCTACGTTCATGGGCGTACCATTGGCGGCACGCCGTCGGCGCATGTGGAGGCCCGGATGCGGGTGGAAAAGACCCCCGATGGGGTGCGCTTCGTGCGCTGGATGCTCAATTCGCCCCCGCCTCCAACTTACGTCAAGGCTGGCGGCTTTACCGGTCTTGTCGACCGCTGCCAGGAATTTCGTTTCGTCGCTCCCAGCACGGTTTTGCAATGGACGGGGGCGGTTGACGCCGGCGTGGGCGCCTATCAGCCCGCTAGTCCGCAGGTGAAATTCGCTTTCCGCCTCTTCCACGGCATGACCCCGGAGACCGAGACCAGCTGCTTCTATTTTTGGTCGATGGCGCTGCTTTCGCCCGACCGCCAACCCTGGGATGAGTTGTTCAATGACGTTGCCGCCACCTTCAAGGAGGACCAGGCGATCGTCGAAGCCCAGCAGGCACGCCTCAGCGAGTTGCCCGATCCCCCTTTAGTCGAAATTCATGGCGACGGGGCTACCCTTCAGGCGCGCGCCTTGATCGAGCGGCTGATCGCGCAGGAGCGCGCTCAACCACCCACCGCCGCGGTAGGCTGA
- the pstC gene encoding phosphate ABC transporter permease subunit PstC, with protein MRRRSTMCRCPTTCSDRRSRSSAIRKARVLSNKILMAKSEELRSGSDLGCARVSKGAETARAIVTTAPVQPPPSRLPATRPAAHRGRGFAACVYSATAIFLALVLALFVELSWKSRLAIETFGLSFLWTSAWNPVTNQFGALTFIYGTVVSSSIAIVLAAVVGILAGAFLAEFGPAWFTTPLSFLIELLAAIPSVVYGLWGLFVLAPVMRDYLEPWLQKYLGFLPFFTGAIYGIGMLTAGVVLAIMIVPTVTAISRDVMAAIPQSQREAIWALGASRWQGFWMVVLPGARAGVFGACALALGRALGETIATTMVIGNRPAISVSWFAPAYSLSSVIANEFTEATSQLYLSALIELGLLLFVISVIVNGLARLLLWTVFRPAED; from the coding sequence ATGCGGCGGCGGTCGACTATGTGCCGCTGCCCGACAACGTGCAGCGACAGGCGCTCAAGATCCTCGGCGATACGAAAAGCGAGGGTGCTGTCCAATAAAATTTTGATGGCTAAGTCCGAGGAACTTCGGTCAGGCAGCGATCTCGGGTGTGCGCGCGTCTCGAAAGGCGCCGAGACGGCGCGCGCCATCGTTACGACCGCGCCGGTCCAGCCCCCGCCAAGCCGGTTGCCTGCGACCCGTCCGGCAGCCCATCGCGGGAGAGGATTTGCGGCCTGCGTCTACAGCGCGACCGCGATTTTTCTTGCCCTGGTGCTTGCTCTGTTCGTGGAGTTGTCGTGGAAATCGCGGTTGGCGATTGAAACCTTTGGCCTATCATTCCTGTGGACCAGCGCCTGGAACCCGGTTACCAACCAGTTCGGCGCCCTTACCTTTATCTACGGTACCGTGGTCAGCTCTTCGATTGCGATTGTGTTGGCCGCAGTTGTGGGAATCTTGGCTGGGGCTTTTCTGGCCGAGTTTGGTCCGGCTTGGTTTACCACTCCGCTCAGCTTTCTAATCGAGCTGCTGGCGGCGATTCCCAGCGTGGTTTACGGCCTGTGGGGTCTGTTTGTGCTGGCCCCAGTCATGCGCGACTACCTGGAGCCGTGGCTGCAAAAGTATCTGGGCTTCCTGCCGTTTTTTACCGGCGCGATCTATGGGATAGGCATGCTCACGGCCGGCGTGGTTCTAGCGATCATGATCGTCCCGACAGTCACCGCCATCTCCCGCGATGTGATGGCGGCGATCCCTCAAAGTCAGCGTGAAGCCATTTGGGCGCTGGGAGCGAGCCGCTGGCAAGGCTTCTGGATGGTGGTGCTGCCGGGCGCGCGCGCCGGGGTTTTCGGCGCTTGCGCGCTTGCGCTGGGGCGCGCGCTGGGCGAGACCATCGCGACCACCATGGTGATCGGCAATCGGCCCGCTATTTCAGTCTCCTGGTTTGCTCCCGCCTACAGCCTTTCCAGCGTCATCGCCAACGAGTTCACCGAAGCAACCAGTCAACTCTATCTGAGCGCGTTGATCGAGTTGGGATTGTTGCTGTTTGTCATAAGCGTGATCGTCAATGGACTGGCCCGGCTGTTGCTGTGGACCGTCTTCCGGCCGGCGGAAGACTGA
- the pstS gene encoding phosphate ABC transporter substrate-binding protein PstS, protein MCVRSYARVALLAVLSVIIPIASQVGAATQLTGAGSTFDYPFFSRAFYDYSQQNNDVTVNYQSIGSGGGIQQFIAKTVDFGASDVPADENELKQAGQPVLQIPVTLGSEAIGYNLPGIGKGLRLTRESIAAIYLGKITQWNDAELQKLNPDLKLPALPIVVVHRSDGSGTTYIFTDFLSAVSPEWKEKVGIGKSVQWPVGIGGKGNEGVAGQVRQTPGAIGYVELAYVLQNDMPYAQVRNRAGRYLYPSLATTRAAAATKPNVSSTDFSIVDAPGANAYPIAGYSWVMLYETSSDPKRAALVKAVMTWLVTKGQADAAAVDYVPLPDNVQRQALKILGDTKSEGAVQ, encoded by the coding sequence ATGTGCGTCCGCTCCTATGCCCGCGTTGCCCTGCTCGCGGTCCTATCCGTAATAATCCCTATCGCGTCGCAGGTCGGCGCAGCCACCCAACTGACCGGAGCTGGATCGACGTTTGATTATCCCTTCTTTTCGCGGGCCTTCTATGACTACAGCCAACAGAACAACGACGTGACGGTAAATTATCAATCGATCGGCAGCGGTGGCGGAATTCAGCAATTTATCGCTAAAACTGTTGATTTTGGTGCGAGCGATGTTCCTGCTGATGAAAACGAGCTGAAACAGGCAGGACAGCCGGTCCTGCAGATTCCGGTGACCTTGGGAAGCGAGGCTATCGGCTATAATCTGCCAGGAATCGGCAAGGGCCTGCGCCTGACCCGGGAGTCGATTGCCGCAATCTATCTGGGTAAAATCACCCAATGGAATGATGCCGAACTCCAAAAGCTCAACCCTGATTTGAAGCTGCCGGCCCTGCCGATCGTGGTGGTCCATCGCTCGGATGGCTCGGGGACGACTTATATTTTCACCGATTTCCTCAGCGCGGTATCGCCCGAATGGAAGGAGAAAGTCGGGATTGGTAAAAGCGTGCAATGGCCGGTTGGAATTGGCGGCAAGGGCAACGAAGGCGTGGCCGGCCAAGTCCGCCAGACGCCGGGCGCGATCGGTTACGTCGAGCTTGCCTACGTCCTGCAGAATGATATGCCCTATGCTCAAGTTCGCAATCGGGCAGGCAGGTACCTGTATCCCTCGCTGGCCACGACCAGGGCGGCGGCAGCGACCAAGCCCAACGTAAGCTCCACCGATTTTTCGATTGTTGATGCTCCGGGCGCTAATGCTTATCCCATCGCGGGTTATTCTTGGGTGATGCTATATGAGACATCAAGCGATCCTAAGCGCGCCGCTTTGGTGAAGGCGGTCATGACTTGGCTGGTGACCAAGGGGCAGGCGGATGCGGCGGCGGTCGACTATGTGCCGCTGCCCGACAACGTGCAGCGACAGGCGCTCAAGATCCTCGGCGATACGAAAAGCGAGGGTGCTGTCCAATAA
- a CDS encoding aminotransferase class I/II-fold pyridoxal phosphate-dependent enzyme: MDLRPETAILIRGFDPRLSVGSARPPVYRSSTYVFSSPEAAEQAFAVALGRSAGAGGELIYARLSHPNAEILEAQLIPLEQGAQAAAVFNSGMAAISTVALASLSPGSTIIYTEPIYGGTHALLHTLLKPLGVALQPVAAGDTEGLVQAVAQAVQPRLVLIETPANPTLVMTDIAAAARAVRSHPERPLLAVDNTFLGPTFQHPLNHGADLVIYSATKFLGGMSDLLAGAVLAAEKGLIDRLMGLRSLLGNILQADECWILDSRLPTVHLRMNRQSKNGQRIAQRLVEHPAVARVHYPSLFSDPAQCRIRDAQTDFPGSVISLQLRGGKAAAFEFLRHLTIAKNAVSLGGIETLVCHPRTTTHSEMAPAELQAFGIGEDLVRLSIGTEHWRDLLKDFLQALDHC, from the coding sequence ATGGACCTGAGACCCGAAACCGCCATCTTGATTCGGGGCTTCGACCCGCGCCTGTCGGTGGGCTCGGCTCGACCCCCGGTTTATCGCAGCTCGACTTACGTTTTCTCCAGTCCCGAGGCGGCTGAACAGGCCTTCGCGGTTGCCTTGGGCAGGAGCGCGGGGGCAGGCGGAGAGCTGATCTATGCCCGCTTATCCCACCCCAACGCCGAAATTCTGGAAGCGCAGTTGATTCCGCTGGAACAAGGCGCACAGGCGGCCGCGGTCTTCAATTCCGGAATGGCCGCGATCTCCACGGTGGCGCTAGCGTCGCTGTCGCCAGGGAGCACGATAATCTATACCGAGCCGATCTATGGCGGCACGCATGCTTTGCTCCATACCCTCCTCAAGCCGTTGGGAGTCGCGTTGCAGCCGGTTGCCGCGGGCGACACCGAGGGGCTGGTGCAAGCAGTGGCACAGGCAGTCCAGCCACGTCTGGTGCTGATCGAGACGCCGGCCAATCCTACCTTGGTGATGACCGATATCGCCGCCGCCGCGCGGGCGGTGCGCAGTCATCCCGAGCGGCCGCTACTGGCAGTGGACAACACCTTTTTGGGTCCTACTTTTCAGCATCCGCTCAACCATGGCGCCGACCTAGTGATTTACTCCGCGACCAAATTCTTGGGCGGCATGAGTGATTTGCTAGCTGGCGCGGTGCTGGCGGCCGAGAAGGGCTTAATTGATCGGCTGATGGGACTGCGCAGCCTGTTGGGCAACATTCTGCAGGCCGACGAATGCTGGATTTTGGATTCGCGCCTGCCCACCGTGCATCTGCGAATGAACCGTCAAAGCAAAAATGGCCAGCGTATCGCTCAGCGCCTGGTTGAGCACCCAGCCGTGGCCCGGGTGCATTACCCCAGCCTGTTCAGCGATCCCGCTCAATGCCGAATCCGCGACGCGCAGACCGACTTTCCCGGTTCCGTGATAAGCCTGCAATTGCGCGGCGGCAAAGCCGCAGCCTTTGAGTTTTTACGCCATCTAACTATCGCGAAAAACGCAGTCAGCTTGGGTGGGATTGAAACTCTGGTGTGCCATCCGCGTACCACCACTCACAGCGAAATGGCGCCGGCGGAGCTGCAAGCCTTCGGGATCGGCGAGGACCTGGTACGGCTTTCCATCGGTACCGAGCATTGGCGCGATCTATTGAAAGATTTCCTCCAGGCCCTCGACCACTGCTAG